A genome region from Acinetobacter lwoffii includes the following:
- a CDS encoding Lrp/AsnC family transcriptional regulator, with product MELDRFDKHILEILTHEDVNLNELSERVNLSVSSVHRRIKHLIDHNIISGLKREINYQKLGFSLHVLLQVSLSKHDSDTFAKFLEELESIPEVINAFLVTGQSADFIVEVVARDMENYSEILLKRIGKIEHVVALHSSFVIKEYNVFNCSGLLNKV from the coding sequence ATGGAACTGGATCGTTTCGATAAACATATTCTAGAAATATTGACCCATGAAGATGTCAATCTGAATGAACTGTCCGAACGGGTGAATTTATCTGTGAGTTCAGTGCATCGCAGGATCAAACACTTAATAGATCATAATATTATCAGTGGCTTAAAACGTGAAATCAATTACCAAAAATTAGGTTTCAGTCTGCATGTGCTGTTGCAGGTATCCTTAAGCAAACATGATAGTGATACTTTTGCTAAATTTCTGGAAGAACTGGAAAGTATTCCCGAAGTGATTAATGCCTTTTTGGTCACCGGTCAGTCTGCGGACTTTATTGTCGAAGTCGTGGCGCGGGATATGGAAAATTATAGTGAAATCCTGCTCAAGCGGATTGGAAAAATTGAGCATGTGGTTGCACTGCATTCAAGCTTTGTCATTAAAGAATATAATGTCTTTAACTGTAGCGGATTACTCAATAAAGTTTAA
- a CDS encoding IS4-like element ISAbe18 family transposase, with protein MSHQNTVFHELIKPVVRQDFEQLAKVHHVGQKFRAASRWDQFIAILMSQFSCRQSLRDIQSNLECQQEKLSHLGAKSIPRSTLARINEQQPAALYQQLFHKLLKYYEHSKVAHKFRFKNPLYSLDASHIDLSLSLCEWAKVHDSKASMKLSIGLNHSNDIPEFVAVENGKENDMVQGRKFQFPAGSIVVFDKGYVDYQWYANLTAQNIGFVTRFRPKSVYQVIQQHPVLESKGILKDETIQLNSAHALKRKAPVLRRIEYRDQQSGKHFSFLSNNFHLAASTIAAIYKDRWKVELFFKAIKQNLKLKAFLGRSRNAIQTQIWIAMIAYLLVSFAQHLGKTGWTVQRLLRIIQVNLFERRTLKALFSPDKIPIKQEEAQMSFLL; from the coding sequence TTGTCACATCAGAATACCGTATTTCATGAGCTAATTAAACCTGTTGTGCGACAGGATTTTGAACAACTTGCTAAAGTACACCATGTTGGACAGAAATTTAGAGCGGCTTCCCGGTGGGATCAGTTTATTGCCATATTGATGTCTCAATTCTCTTGTAGACAAAGTCTGAGAGATATTCAATCCAATTTGGAGTGCCAACAGGAAAAGCTAAGTCATCTCGGAGCAAAGTCTATTCCCCGAAGCACGCTGGCACGAATCAATGAGCAGCAGCCTGCTGCCTTGTATCAACAGCTATTTCACAAGTTGCTTAAATACTATGAACACTCAAAAGTAGCTCATAAATTTCGCTTTAAGAATCCCTTGTATTCCTTGGATGCCAGTCATATTGACCTGTCGCTTTCCTTATGTGAATGGGCCAAAGTTCACGACTCAAAAGCCAGCATGAAACTCAGCATAGGATTGAATCACAGCAATGATATTCCTGAGTTTGTTGCAGTTGAAAATGGCAAAGAAAATGACATGGTACAAGGCCGCAAATTCCAGTTTCCTGCTGGCAGCATTGTAGTTTTTGATAAAGGCTATGTCGATTACCAATGGTATGCAAATCTGACTGCTCAAAACATTGGATTTGTCACACGTTTTAGGCCTAAATCTGTGTATCAGGTGATCCAGCAACATCCAGTGCTTGAATCCAAAGGTATTCTAAAAGATGAAACCATTCAGCTGAATAGCGCACATGCCCTAAAAAGAAAAGCCCCAGTGTTAAGAAGAATTGAATATAGAGATCAGCAAAGTGGCAAGCACTTTAGCTTTCTCAGCAATAACTTTCATTTAGCCGCCTCCACCATTGCGGCGATTTATAAAGATCGTTGGAAAGTTGAGCTGTTCTTTAAGGCGATTAAGCAGAATCTCAAATTAAAAGCGTTTCTAGGCCGCAGCAGGAACGCAATTCAGACACAAATCTGGATTGCGATGATCGCCTATTTATTGGTGAGTTTCGCTCAACATTTAGGGAAAACAGGTTGGACAGTTCAACGTTTACTCAGAATAATTCAAGTGAATTTGTTTGAAAGAAGAACTTTAAAAGCTTTATTTTCACCCGATAAAATACCCATAAAACAAGAGGAAGCTCAAATGAGCTTCCTCTTGTGA
- a CDS encoding YebC/PmpR family DNA-binding transcriptional regulator, producing MAGHSKWANIKHRKAKQDASRGKVFTKYIRELTTAAKLGGPDTASNPRLRAVVEKALSVNMTRDVINRAIQRGAGGEDNDDLKEVTYEGYGVGGVAVIVETMTDNLNRTVPDVRHCFSKTDGNLGTNGSVAFLFTKRGEITFEDVSLEDQIMEVALEAGAEDIEVTEDEILVITTPEAFGDVQDALTAAGLKSDNAEVVMSPSTKAEITDIDQAKKIMKMIDMLEDLDDVQNVYTNVEFSDAVLAELDA from the coding sequence ATGGCGGGTCATTCCAAGTGGGCCAATATTAAGCATCGCAAAGCAAAACAAGATGCAAGTCGTGGTAAAGTTTTTACCAAATACATTCGTGAATTAACCACTGCTGCAAAGCTTGGTGGTCCAGATACTGCAAGCAACCCTCGTCTACGTGCTGTGGTTGAAAAAGCATTATCAGTGAATATGACACGTGACGTGATCAACCGTGCCATTCAACGTGGTGCTGGTGGCGAAGATAACGATGACCTGAAAGAAGTGACCTACGAAGGTTATGGTGTAGGTGGTGTTGCGGTTATTGTTGAAACCATGACTGACAACTTGAACCGTACTGTGCCTGACGTACGTCATTGCTTCTCTAAAACTGATGGTAACCTAGGCACTAACGGTTCGGTGGCATTCCTGTTCACGAAACGTGGCGAGATTACTTTTGAAGATGTTTCTTTGGAAGATCAAATCATGGAAGTGGCATTAGAAGCAGGTGCGGAAGACATCGAAGTCACTGAAGATGAAATCCTGGTGATTACTACACCTGAAGCTTTCGGTGATGTTCAAGATGCTTTAACTGCTGCAGGTTTAAAATCTGACAATGCTGAAGTGGTGATGAGTCCTTCAACCAAAGCAGAAATCACCGACATCGATCAAGCGAAAAAAATCATGAAAATGATTGATATGCTTGAAGATCTGGATGATGTACAGAACGTATATACCAACGTTGAATTCTCAGATGCTGTTTTAGCAGAACTTGATGCTTAA
- a CDS encoding 1-acyl-sn-glycerol-3-phosphate acyltransferase: MLNKFLGESAFKLAGWQYHVEPDVLEDKQVIIGFEHTSMMDAVLSIALFQIYDLKVHTLIKKELFKGPFKPLLNAVGGIPVDRKASKDIVTQMVEHFQNNEKFNLVIAPEATRAKQGEARKPIRTGFWHIAKAANVPIVLLYANSKTKQGGILGKIYPTDLAHDLALIKQLYKDKVGLDIVIPE; this comes from the coding sequence ATGCTAAACAAATTCCTTGGCGAATCTGCATTTAAACTTGCAGGTTGGCAATATCATGTCGAACCAGATGTGCTTGAAGACAAACAGGTCATTATTGGATTCGAACATACCTCAATGATGGATGCGGTACTGTCAATTGCCCTGTTCCAGATCTATGATCTCAAGGTACATACCTTGATCAAAAAAGAATTATTTAAAGGACCCTTCAAGCCATTATTGAACGCTGTGGGTGGTATTCCGGTTGACCGCAAGGCCAGTAAAGATATCGTGACCCAGATGGTGGAACATTTTCAGAACAATGAAAAGTTCAATCTGGTCATTGCACCCGAAGCAACACGTGCTAAACAAGGTGAAGCACGCAAACCGATCCGTACCGGTTTCTGGCATATTGCCAAGGCTGCCAATGTACCGATCGTGCTATTATATGCCAATTCCAAAACCAAGCAAGGCGGTATTCTCGGCAAGATTTATCCGACAGATCTTGCGCATGACCTGGCTTTGATCAAACAACTTTATAAAGACAAGGTTGGTCTGGATATCGTTATTCCAGAATAA